The sequence TGATCAGGCCCGCGCCCGGCACCCCGGCCGTTCCAATGGAGGCCAGGGTGGCGGTCAGCAGGATGCCCAACTGCGCGCCGATGGACAGTTCTATCCCGAAGGCCTGGGCCACGAAAAGGGCGCAGACGCCCTGGTATAGGGCGGTGCCGTCCATGTTGATGGTGGCTCCCAGGGGAAGCACGAAGGAGGCTATCTTCTCGGAGACCCCCAGGTTCTCCTGGGTCA comes from Thermovirga sp. and encodes:
- a CDS encoding dicarboxylate/amino acid:cation symporter; amino-acid sequence: TQENLGVSEKIASFVLPLGATINMDGTALYQGVCALFVAQAFGIELSIGAQLGILLTATLASIGTAGVPGAGLIMLTLVLTQAGLPVEGVGLLAGIDAVLDMARTSINITGDAAVAVVVAKTEGELADVKKAA